A genome region from Planctomycetota bacterium includes the following:
- a CDS encoding lysophospholipid acyltransferase family protein: MFFRIRVWGAERVPREGGVILAANHQSFLDPPAVGMGLGRQVYFMARSTLFDVPLLGGLLRGQHAVPLERGAADVSAIRTAVNLLRRGQGLVLFPEGTRSHDGAVGVFQPGFAVVAARAQVPVVPVAVDGGMDVWPRWRKVPTWGRVRVAYGEPLAPPESGKAAAVAAADEVRRRVVALLEDLRTRE; encoded by the coding sequence TTGTTCTTTCGCATCCGAGTCTGGGGTGCCGAGCGGGTGCCGCGGGAGGGGGGCGTGATCCTGGCGGCGAACCACCAGAGCTTCCTCGACCCGCCGGCGGTGGGCATGGGTCTGGGGCGCCAGGTGTACTTCATGGCGCGGAGCACGCTGTTCGATGTGCCGCTGCTGGGCGGCCTGCTGCGCGGGCAGCACGCGGTGCCGCTGGAGCGCGGGGCGGCCGATGTGTCGGCCATCCGCACGGCGGTGAACCTGTTGCGTCGGGGCCAGGGGCTGGTGTTGTTCCCGGAGGGCACCCGGTCGCACGATGGGGCGGTGGGCGTGTTCCAGCCCGGCTTCGCCGTGGTGGCGGCCCGGGCCCAGGTGCCCGTGGTGCCCGTGGCGGTGGATGGGGGGATGGACGTGTGGCCCCGCTGGCGCAAGGTGCCGACCTGGGGGCGGGTGCGGGTGGCCTACGGCGAGCCGCTGGCGCCGCCCGAGTCGGGCAAGGCGGCCGCGGTGGCGGCCGCCGACGAGGTGAGGCGGCGCGTGGTGGCGCTGCTGGAGGACTTGAGAACGCGTGAATGA